The DNA region ATCCGCAACGTGTCCCCCGGACCGTGAACGGCCAGCTGCCCGGTGTGTACCGAATGCGGCGCGGTGCCGACCGTTCCCCGGCCGCCGAGCACGTACACCAGGGCGTTGAAGTCCGGCCGCCATGGCAGGTCGACCTGCGCACCGGGCTGCACGGTGAGGTGGGCGATGCTGATCGGGGTGTGGGTGGAGCCCGGCCCGCGATGTCCGGCGACGTCGCCGGCGATCACCCGGATCAGCGCGCCGCCGTCGTCCGTGGTGAGCAGACCGACCTCACGGCCCCGGATGTCCTGGTAGCGCGGCGGCGCGAACTTCTTCACCCGGGGCAGGTTCACCCACAGTTGCAGGCCGTGGAACAGGCCCCCGCTGACGACCAGATGCTCCGGCGGTGCCTCGATGTGCAGCAGCCCGGAACCGGCGGTCATCCACTGGGTGTCCCCGTCGGTGATCGTGCCGCCCCCGCCGTGCGAGTCCTGGTGATCGAAGATCCCGTCGATGATGTACGTGACCGTCTCGAAGCCGCGGTGCGGATGCCAGGCGGTCCCCTTGGGCTCGCCGGGGGCGTACTCCACCTCCCCCATCTGGTCGAGATGCAGGAAGGGGTCGAGCTCGGTCATCGGCACCCCGGCGAAGGCCCGGCGGACGGGAAAGCCTTCCCCTTCGAAACCACTCGGGGCGGTGGAGACCCGGCGCACCGGCCGGATCGTCCCGGCCGCCGGGTCGAACCGCGGCAGTCGGGGCAGGACGAGTACGTCGTCGACGGTGATGGCGGGCATCAGGTCCTCTTTCGGGCTGGATCGGTGCTGACGGTGGGTGTCGCCTCGGCGCCGCAACCGGGTCCCCCGGCGCCGGCCGAACGCCCGCCGAGGCGGGCGTCGAGCGCGCCGAACACCCGGCCCAGCTGGGCGATGTCGGAGTCGTCGAGGTGGTCGAGGAAAACCCGGCGGACGGCGGCGAGGTGCACCGGAGCGGCCGTACGCAGCTGGCTCAGGCCCTCGGCGGTGAGCACCGCGTGGCTGCCGCGTCGGTCCTGCGGGCAGCTCTGCCGCTCGACCAGGCCCCGCCGTTGCATGGTGGCGACCTGGTAGGTCAACCGGCTCGGGGAGAAGATCAGCCGGCTGGCCAGTTCGCCCATCCGCAGGCGACGCTCGGGGGCCTCGGAGAGCAGCAGCAGGACGTGGTAGTCGGCCAGGCTGAGCCCGCAGTGCTCGCGCAACTCGTCGCCGAGCAGGGTGAGCAGCCGCTGGCTTGACTCGATGTAGGCCCGCCAGGCGGCGAGCCGCTGCGTGTCGCGCCGGTCTTCCATGACACCGAGACTAGCTCTTATTTCAAATTTCAACTAATGCCTGGACGGTGACCCGCGTCGCGTCGCGGTTGGTGGCGCCGTGGCGGATGGGTATGAACGAGTCATGGGTGACGAGACGGCGGTGACGGTCGGCTGCGAGCTGACCTACGAGGTGGCGACGGCCACGACGATCACGCTGCAGGTGACGGCGCACCGACAGGGTCCTGATGCCCGGCTGACCGCTACGACCTCGGCCGGCGAGTGGGTCCCCGAGGAGGTGGCCGGCAGTTGGGCCGCCGGCGGCCGACACCACCTGCTGGCGGCACCACCTGGCCGGACCACCGTCCGGTACCAGGCGACGGTGACCCGACCGGTGCCGGCGACACCCGCCCCGGTGTCGGCGTGGGAGCGCGTGGTCGCGCTACGGCCGAGCCGCTACTGCCCGTCGGACCAGCTGGGCGGGTTCGCGGCGGCCCGCTTCGCCGGCCACGCCGACGACGCCGACACCGTGCGCGCCATCTGCAGCTACGTGCACGACCACACCACCTACACCGCAGGCGCCAGTGGGCCGAGCACGGACGCGACGCAGACCCTGCTCAGCGGTGCCGGCGTCTGCCGGGACTACGCCCATCTGACGGTCGCCCTCTGCCGGGCCATGGACATTCCCGCACGGGTGGTGGCGGTCTACGCCCCCGGCCTGTCACCGATGGACTTCCACCTGGTGGCCGAGGCCGCGGTCGACGACCGCTGGTACGTGTGGGACGCGACGCGGCTGGCCCCCCGGAGCAGCCTGGCGCGGATCGCGACAGGTCGGGACGCGGCGGACGTGGCGTTCGCGACCACCGTCGGCGGGGCGGTCGACCTGACGGGCATGTCGGTACTGGCGGTGACCGAGGGCGAACTACCCGTCGACGATCCCGAGGAGTTGGTGGCGCTTCATTGACCGATCCGGGGGTACCCGATGCCGAGGAGCGACGCAATCAGGCGGCAAAATGTCCGACTTGGTGGATAGTGGGCGTTAAATACATCGTACTTTCGGCTAGCTTTGTACTGACCGACCAGGCTAGTGTTAGAGGCCGAAAGACCCTAGCGAGGACAGCTGAACGCACCACCTTCCATATCCGCGGACGAGGTGCAGGGAGGACCACCATGACCGCGACACTCACCGGACGCCCGACGGTGCACGAGCCGACGACCGTCGACCAGACCATGTCGAGCACCACCCTCGGCCAGCGGGCGAACGCCCCCGCCGACAGCGCCACCGAGTTGCTCAACGCGATGGCCGCCCTGCCGGCGGGTCACCCGTCCCGGGAGGCGCTGCGCGACCGCGCGATCGAGGCGTGGCTGCCCCTGGCCCAGCACCTCGCCCAGCGCTACAGCGGGCGAGGCGAGCCGACCGACGACCTGGCCCAGACCGCGGCGGTCGGCCTGATCAAGGCCATCGACAAGTTCGACCCGAGCCGGGGTGTCGACTTCGCCGGGTACGCCATCCCGACGATCATCGGCGAGCTCAAGCGACACTTCCGCGACCGCACCTGGGACATCCGGGTGCCCCGTCGGCTGCAGGAGCTGCGGCTGAGTATCTCCGAGGCGAACAGCACCCTGCTGCAGACGCTGGGCCGCTCGCCGACGGTCGCCGACATCGCCGCGCACCTGCGGATCACCGAGGAGGAGGTCCTCGAGGGGCTGGAGGGTGCCCGCGCGTACAACGCGGTGTCGTTGTCCACGCCGACCGGCGACGGCGAGCGGGCCACCGAGCTGGCCGACATGCTCGGTGCCGAGGACCGCGAGTACGAGCTCGCCGAGCTGCGGGTCGCGCTCGGCCCGGCCCTGGCCACGCTGGACGAGCGGGAGCAGCGGATCCTCACCCTGCGGTTCTACGGCAACCTGACCCAGTCGCAGATCGCCGATCAGATCGGCGTGTCCCAGATGCACGTGTCGCGGCTGCTGGCCAGGGCGCTGACCAAGCTGCGGGGTCAACTGCAGTCGACGTACTGAACGATCGCCGGGCAGGTGGGTGCCCGCAGCTGACACTGGTGTGGCCGCTCCGACAGATGTCGGGGCGGCCACACCGCGTCGGGCGTTCAGTCGGTGCGGTGGGCGCTCAGTCGGTGACCTCGGTGATGTCGCCGATCACCACGGTGATGTTGTCCGGCCCACCGGCCCTGATCGCCAGGTCCACCAGCCGCTGCGCGCCCGCCTGCGGGTCGGCGTAGGTGGCCAGCACCTCGGCGATGCTCTCCGCGCGCACGACGTTCGACAGACCGTCGCTGCAGAGCAGCCACCGGTCGCCGGTCTGCGGCTCGAAGACCTGGTACGCCGGGTTGACGTTGTCGCCCTGCAGCGCCTGGGTCACCACCGCCCGCCGAGGATGGCTGGCCGCCTGCTCCGCGGTGATCACACCCTCGTCGACCAGCATCTGCACGAAGGTGTCGTCCCGGGTCACCTGCTCCAGCACCCCGCCCCGCAACAGATAGGCCCGGGAGTCGCCGACATGGGCCAGCCCGATCGCGGTGCCGGAGCCGGCGAACAGCAGCGCGGTGAGGGTCGTACCCATCCCCTCCCGGGCCGGATCGGCCTCGACGGCCGCCCGGATCTGAGCGCTGGCGGCCTCGACCGCACTCTGCAGGCGGGACACCAGCTCGTCGTCGGCCGTCGCGACGTCGAGCTGGGCGATCGCCTCGATCGCGATCTTGCTCGCCAGATCCCCGGCGGCCATCCCGCCCATCCCGTCGGCGACAGCGACCAACCAGTTTCCGGCATGGACCGAATCCTGGTTCCCGCTCCGGATGAGGCCGCGGTCGGTCACCGCCGCGGAACGCAGCTTCAGGGTCATGGCTGGCAGCCTGCCAGGAAGAGGGCCGAAATGTCTCTAGTAGATCAGCATGCAGATGCCAAAGATCATGAAGAATTGCCAGCGGCGGTATCACAAAACATGATTTTTCTGTCAAATCGGACAGCATTGGGGCGCGGTCGCCGGACGACACGGCGACATCGATTGACACTCCCGAAACGCCCTGGCAACATCGTTGCAGATCTATGGGAGCGCTCCCAGAACCGTCCCCCGGCCCCATGCACGGAAGGACCCCCGTGACCCGACCCAGACGACGCCGCGCGGTCGCACTTCTCGCCGCCACCAGCGCCAGTGTCCTCGCGCTGACGGCCCTCACCGTGGCCTCGGCCCACGCCGAGGAACGCGAACACATCGTCAACGGCAGCTTCGACGACGGCACCACCGGCTGGTGGGCCACCGACAACGTGACCCTCGCCGCCACCGACGGACGGCTGTGCGCCACCGTCCCCGCCGGCACCGCCAACCCGTGGGACGCCAGCATCGGGCACAACGACATCCCGCTCATCGACGGTGCGGCGTACCGCCTGACCTTCACCGCCACCACCGACGTGCCGGCCACCGTCCGGGCGAACGTCCAGCTCAACGCCGCCCCCTACACCACCGTGCTGAGCCGCCAGCTCGACCTCGGCCCGACCGCCGAGACGGTGCAGGCCGAGTTCACCGCCAACCTCGACTCCCCCGACGGCACCTTCACCTTCCAACTCGGCGGCGGCACCGCCGACTACACCCTCTGCCTCGACGACGTCTCGCTGATCAGCGACGACAGCGCGCAACCACCGCCGGGCGGGCCGGAACAGATCACCAACGGCGACTTCAGCGACGGCACCACCGGCTGGATCAGCTACGGCACCGCCAGCCCCCAGGTGCTCGACGGGCGGCTCTGCGCGAACGTTCCCGCCGGTCTGGCCAACCCGTGGGACGCCGGCATCCTGCAGGAGGGCCTGCCGCTGATCGCCGGCGAGGAGTACGCGATCGCCTTCGAGGTCAGCGCCGAACCCGCCGCGACCGTCCGCACCGTCGTGCAGCTTGGTGCCGACCCGTACACCGGCTACTTCAACCGCGACCTGACGCTGACCGGCGACCCGCAGCGCGTCGAGCAGACCTTCGTCGCCACCGAGGACACCACCCGCGCCCAACTCGCCTTCCAGCTCGGCGGCAACGCCTCGGCGTACACATTCTGCCTGGACGACGTGTCGCTGCGCGGCGGCGAGGAGGAGCCGCCGTACGAGCCGGACACCGGCCCCCGGGTCCGGGTGAACCAGGTCGGCTACCTGCCTGGTGGACCCAAGAACGCGACCATCGTCACCGATGCCGAGACGCCGCTGGACTGGGCCCTGCACACCGCCGACGGCAGCGTGGCCGCCAGCGGCACCAGCACCCCGCGCGGGCTCGACGCCGCCTCCGGCGAGCAGGTGCACACCGTCGACTTCTCCGCGTACCGGGGTACCGGCACCGGGTTCACCCTGGTCGCCGACGGCGAGACCAGCTACCCGTTCGCCATCTCCGGCGACATCTACCAGCAGCTGCGCTCCGACGCGCTGCAGTTCTTCTACATCCAGCGCAGCGGCATCGCCATCGACGGCGACCTGGTCGGCGACGAGTACGCCCGCCCGGCAGGGCACCTCGGTGTCGCGCCCAACCAGGGTGACACGGACGTGCCCTGCCAGCCGGGGGTCTGTGACTACCGACTCGACGTACGCGGGGGCTGGTACGACGCCGGCGACCACGGCAAGTACGTCGTCAACGGCGGGATCGCCACCTACCAGCTGCTGAGCGCCTTCGAACGGACCAAGACCGCGCCCAGCGCCGACGGCGGCGCCGCCCTGGCCGACGGCACCCTGCGGGTACCCGAGCGCGACAACGGCGTACCGGACATCCTCGACGAGGCCCGCTGGGAGCTGGAGTTCCTGATGCGGATGCAGGTGCCGGCCGGCAGGCCACTGGCCGGGATGGCCCACCACAAGATGCACGACCGGAACTGGACCGGCCTGCCGATGCAGCCCGAGGACGATCCTGAGCTGCGTGAACTGCACCCACCGTCGACCGCGGCCACGCTCAACCTGGCGGCGGTCACCGCCCAGTGCGCCCGGCTGTACGCCCCGTACGACGCCGCCTTCGCCGGCCAGTGCCTGACCGCGGCGAAGACCGCGTACGCGGCCGCCAAGGCCAACCCGAACCGGATCGCCGACCCCAACGACGGCAACGGTGGTGGCTCCTACAGCGACGGCGACGTCAGCGACGAGTTCTACTGGGCCGCCGCCGAGCTGTACCTGACCACCGGGGAGCAGGGGTACCTGGCCGACGTGACGGCGTCTCGGCACCACACCGCGAACGTCTTCGACCCCAACGGCTTCGGCTGGGGCAGCACCGCCGCGCTGGGCCGGCTCGACCTGGCCACCGTGCCCAACGGCCTGGCCCCGCAGGAGCGGGAACGGATCCGGGCGTCGGTGACCGATGCCGCCGACACCTACCTGGCCACCTTGGCGGACCAGGCGTACGGGCTGCCGTTGCCGGGCAACCGCGGCTCCTACTTCTGGGGCGGCAACAGCAACATCATCAACAACGCCGTCGTGCTGGCGACGGCGTACGACATGACCGGTGACGTCGCCTACCGCGACGGCGCGGTGCAGGCGATGGACTACATCTTCGGCCGCAACGCGCTGAACCACTCGTACGTCACCGGGTGGGGCACGGTCTACCCGCGCAACCAGCACAGCCGCATCTTCGCCAACCAGCTCGACCCGGACCTGCCGATCCCGCCAGCCGGATCGATCGCCGGCGGCGCCAACGCCGGCCTGGACGACCCGTTCGCCCGGGACCTGCTGGCCGGCTGCGCGCCGATGTTCTGCTACGTCGACGACATCGAGTCCTACGCGACGAACGAGGTGGCGATCAACTGGAACTCGGCGTTGAGCTGGATCGCGTCCTTCCTCGGCGACCAGGGTGACGCCGCCGATGCTCCCGCCCCACTGGCCTGCCGGGCCGAGTACGTCAACTACGGCACCTGGGCCGGCGGCGGCGGCTTCACCGCCCAGGTCAACATCACCAACATCGGCACCACCGCGATCGACGGCTGGACCGCCCGGTTCGCCTTCACCGGCGACCAGCGGCTGCGCGAGGCCTGGCTGGCCGGGGTGACCCAGTCCGGTGCGACCGTGACGGCACGCAACGAGACCTACAACGGCCGGATCGGTCCGGGCGCCACGGTGATGTTCGGGCTCAACGCCACCACCGGTGGTGGCGCCAATCCGGCGCCGGAGCTGATCACCGTCAACGGGGTGGCCTGCTCCTGAATACCTGATGGTGGTCGGCCCGTTGCTTCCGGCAAGGCGACCGGCCGACCACCATCACCACGTCCGTGGTCGGCCCGGCAGACCTCGTCCGCGTGGCGGACCGTTCAGGCCGGGTAGTCGTAGAAGCCCCGGCCCGACTTGCGGCCGAGTCGTCCGGCCCGGACCATGCGGCGCAGCAGCGGCGGCGGGGCGTAGGTCGGTTCGCGGAACTCGGCGTAGAGCGCGTCCGCGACGGACTCGAGCACGTCCAGGCCGATCAGGTCGACCAGTCGCAGCGGGCCCATCGGATGCCGGCAACCGCCGACCATCGCGTCGTCGATCTCGGCGGGCCGGGCAAAGCCGGACTCGGCCATCCGGACCGACGCCATCAGGTACGGCACCAGTAACGCGTTCACCACGAAGCCGACCCGGTCCGGTGCGTCGATCACCTGCTTGCCGAGCTGCTGGGTGAGCAGATGCCGGGTACGGCGTACCGTCGTCGTCGTGGTCTGCAGCCCGGCGGTGAGCTCGACCAGTGGCATCACCGGCACCGGATAGAAGAAGTGGGTGCCCACGACCTGCTCGGGGCGGCTCACCGCCGCAGCCAGGTTGCCCACCGGGATCGACGACGTGTTGGTGGCGAAGATCGCCGTCGGATCCTTCACCACCTCGTCGAGCAGGGTGAACGCCTGCCGCTTGCGCTGCTCGTCCTCGACGGTGGTCTCCACCACGAGCTGCCGGTCGGCCAACTGACCGACGTCGGTGGTCAGCAGTACCCGGCGGTGGATCGCGGCGGCCGTCGCGGCGTCGTACACCGCACGTTCGACAGAGCGCCGCAGTGAGTCGGCGAGCCGGGCCCGGCCGGCGGCCAGGGACTGCTCGCTCGAGCCCACCAGGACGACGTCGAGGCCGGCCCGGCCGGCCACCTCGGCGATACCGACCCCCATCTGTCCGCAGCCCAGCACACCGACCCGGTCGATCCCCGGGTCGCCGTGCGCTGACGGATGGTCGGGCGCTGCCGGGCCCGGGTCGACGTCGGCCGGCGTCACCGGGTCGCCGTCCACCGCAGCAGCGCGGCGCCGACCGACATGCCGGCGCCGAAACCGGCGAGCACCACCGTCTGCCCGTCGTGCAGCAGGCCCGCCCGATTCGCCACGTCCAGGGTCACCGGCACCGAGGCGCTGCCGATGTTGCCGTACCGTTCGACGGTGCGGTGGGTGGTGGCGGCGGTGAGCCCGCAGCGCCCGGACAGCTCAGCCACCAGGACACCGTTGGCCTGGTGCGGCACGAAGTGGTCGACCTGCGCGGCGGGCAACCGCGCCTCGGCGAGCAGCGCGGCAATCGTCGCGGGCACCCGGTCGACGACGAACTCGCTCACCTGACGGCCGTGCATCCGCAGGTAGTGGGACCCGTCGGCGACCGTCCGCGCGGAGGCGGGCCGGCGGCTTCCGCCGGCGTCGATCCAGATCAGGTCCCGGGCCGCGCCGTCGGCCACCAGCTTGAACCCGTACAGGCCGCCGTCGCCGACGACGCCCAGGACGGCCGCGCCGGCACCGTCGCCGAGCAGGACCGCCGTACGCCGGTCCTGAAAGTCGAGAACCCGCGAGTAGATGTCCGCCGCGACCACCAGGGCCCGGGTGCCCGGTCGACGGGCGAGCAGCGCGTCGGCCAGTGCCAGGGCGTAGACGAAGCCGCTGCAGGCGATGTTGATGTCGAACGCGGCCGCGTTGCGGGCGCCGATCAGATCCTGCACGACGCAGGCCGTCGACGGCAGCGGAGCATCCGGCGTCGAGGTGGACAGGATCAGGTAGTCGATCTCGTCGGGATCGGTGCCGGCATGGCGCAGGGCCTGCTCGGCGGCGGACGCGGCCAGGTCCGAGGTGGCCTCGTGCGGCGCGGCGTAGCGGCGGGTCCGGATCTGCGTACGGGTGTCGATCCAGCCGGGGTCGACCCCGACACGGGCCGCGACCTCGTCGTTGTCCACCTCGTCCTTCGGCAGGTACGAGCCGGTGCCCAGAATGGCCACGGATGGTGTTCTCACCGTTGCTGCCCTCCGCTGGATGCTGCCGGGGCCGGACCGGTCGGCCTGGGTCGTGGCGGCCCGGTCCGGTGGCGGATGGTCAGTCTTGTCGGCGCCGGGTGCGGTATCCAGCGCGCGACGACGCGGGTAACACGATCACCGTCCATCCGGTGGCAGGTCCTGCCGTGGCGGGTCCTACCGTGACCGGTCGTCCGGTGCCTGGTCGTCGCAGGACCAGCATGGGCGTGACCTGGCTACGTCGGTGATCCGGCGCTGGTGGCACGGTTGCCGGTCAGCCGCCGAAGATCGGGGGCTTGCCGTTGTCACCCACGCGCGTGTAGAAAGCGAAAGGTAACTGAGCGGAACTCATCGATGTCTCGTGGTAATCGTCGGGCATCACGGGTGGCGGCCCGCGACGTGGGTTGCCGGCCGTGCTCCGGGCCCGGTGAGCCGGGCCGGCGCCGAGTGAACTCGTGGCACCCTCGCCAGCCGTCCACCACGCGCCACCGGGGCAAGGACCGTGTCGCGTTCCGGCAGGAGGACTTGTTGGCAGATCACGGCAGCCGGCGCGAGCCGACCAGGCACCGGCGGCGAACCGCCTCGATCTCCACCCATGGCGGCGGACACCCGCCGGATCGCCACCGCGGCATACCGCCGGTGGCAGTAGTCGACGGGGAAGGATGTGTGATGACAGAGTGGAAAGCCTGGCGTGACGAGATCCCGGTGTGCTCCGACTCGGAGCACGACCACGACGCTGCCGCCGACAGCACGGCGCGCCAGCGCACCGGCGAGACGTTCCTTCGGGCCCTCGGCTCCTTCTTCACCTCGCGACGAATCCGCCGCGACCCTTCCGCCGTCGGCCTGCCCGCCGACATCCGGCGGCGCACCCCCGGGCTGCGCCGCGAAGAGGTGGCGGTGCTGGCCGGCGTCAGCCCGACCTGGTACACACGGCTGGAACAGGGCCGCAACCCGGCACCCTCCACGGAACGGCTGCAACGGGTCGCCGAGGTGCTGGGCCTGACCGATCAGGAACGTCGCTACCTGTTCGAGTTGCGCCGGGTCGCCCAGGAGCCACCGGTACGGCGCGGCGCCCGGGTGGCGTTACGCGAGGCGCTGAGCATGGTGGCGGACATGTCGCACCGCTACCCCGCCTACGTCTGCAACGAGTACGGCGACGTGCTGGCCTGGAACCCGGCCACCACGCAGTGGTACACCGACTTCGGCCGGCAACCGGAGTACCGGCGCAACATCGTGTGGTGGATGTTCACCGACCGGCAGGCCCGCGACCGGCTGGCGAACTGGCCGGACGAGGCACGGTCGATCGTGGCGCACCTGCGCCGGTCGTCGGTCAACTGGCTCGGTGAGTCCCGACCGAGCCAGCTGGTCCATGACCTTCGGATCAGCAGCCCCAGCTTCCGCCGGATCTGGGACGCCCACCCCGTCTGCGACCACCAGCCGTGGATCCGGCACTTCCGACGGCCGGACGGCTCCGGCACGGTGGGCCTGCGTCTGCTGGTGCTCCACGACGCCACCTCGTCGGCGCTGAGCCTGTTCCTGCATCTGCCGGCCGGCAGCCGGCCCACCACGCCGGACCGGCGACCCGCCTCCGACGGGGGCCGGGCAGGCTACCGCGGCGGCGCCGCAGGGCTGGCGACCGGCCAGCCGAGCACCGCGCGGGCGCTGGTCCTCATCGGCGTCCCGGAGGCCACCTTGACCCGGTCCGACCGGGACGGCTACCGGGCCGCCTGACCCGCCGGCCCGCCGCGCCTGACCGGTCGGCTCACCCGCGTCGGACCAGCCTGGTCGCGAGCCGGTCGGCTCACCCGCGCAGCGGCTGGCCGCCGGTCAGCGCCAGCAGCTGCGGGTAGGTCGTGGCGAACATCGTGTACTCGTCCCCGCCGCCGGCCCACACCTGCGGGTAGTCGGCCAGATGCTGGTCCACCAGGGTCGGCAACGGGCGTGGATGGCCCAGTGGCGCGACTCCGCCGACGCGCTGGCCGGTCGCGGCGTGCACCAGCTCCGGGCTGGCCCGGCGGACCTTCGCGGCACCCAGCTGCGCGGCGACCAGCGTGGTGTCCACCCGGTGCGCGCCGCTGGCGAGCACCAGCACCGGCGCGCCGTCGGCCGCGAAGACGAGGCTGTTGACGATCGCACCGACCGCGCAGCCCAGCTCCCGCGCGGCGTCCGCCGCCGTCGGCACCGCCACCGGCAGCACCCGGACCTCACCGGTCACCCCCCACTGGCGAGGATCGACCCTTCCCTGCTCACTCACCTGCGCACCGTACCTGACCCGACCAGGGGTGGGCGGGACGAGGCTGGTCGCGGCAAGACCATGTTCCGGCCGCGCTGGATACCTGCGGTGGCGCGGGTGAGTCTGTTGCCTGGCAACCACGCAGGACGGTCGACCCACCGTCCACCGACATGCACGTGGAGCTCTCCTTGCCTTCATCCGCGCACCTTCCCCTCTCCCCCCACCAGCGAGACGTCTGGGTGGCGGCGTCCCGGTTCCCGCACCTGCCGCAGTTCAACTGCTGCATCTACGACCGGTTCGACGGCCGGGTGGACGTGCCAGCGCTCCGTGACGCCCTGGCTGCCGCGATCGCCCGCAACGACTCCTTCCACCTGCGGTTCGACGAGGCCGACGGCATGCCGTGGCAGTGGTACGAGCCGGCCGCGCCGGTGGTCGAGATCGTCGACTTCACCGCCACGCCCGACCCGGCGGCGGCGAGCGCGGCGTGGATCGCCGACCGTTTCGCCCGCCCGTTCCCGCTGCACCGCCAACGCCTCTACGGACTGTGGATCCTTCGGGAGAGCGAGTCCGTGGTCTACGCCTACGTGCAGTGTCACCACATCGTCTGCGACGCCTGGGGCCTCAACGTACTCATCGGCCAGGTCCGCGACGACTACGCCCACCGGGTACGGACCGGCCGGCCGACCCGCGTGGACGCACCGTCCTACGTACAGTCGGTGCTCGACCAGCAAGAGCAGATCGACGACGTCCGTACCGGGGCGGCCGGCTTCTTCCGGTCCTACCTGCGCGACGTGGAGCCGGCGCTGTTCCACCGGCGCAGTCCCGCCGGCACCCGGCGTACGGCGATCGAACGCTTCACCGTCGACCGTGCCCTGATCGACCGGATCAGAGCCGGCGGAGACAGCCCGTTCGCGTTCCTGACCGCGGTGATCGCCGGCTACCTGGGCCGGGTGCACCGCAGCGACGAGGTGCTCGTCGGCGTCTCCCTGCTGAACCGGCTCACCGAGACCGAGCGGGCGCTCACCGGCCACTTCGCCAACACCCTGCCGATGCGGGTGCCACTCGGCGGGGGCCGGTCCGTGCGGACCGTGGTGGACCAGATCCGCCAGGACACCCGGCAGCTCAAGCGCCACGAACGCTACCCACTCGGCGACCTGCTGCGCGACCTGCGCGCCAGCGGGGTGGGCCATCGCCAACTGTTCGACGTCACCATCTCCTACATGCGCTGGTCGGCGCCGGTGCCGGTGCCGGACGCCAGCTACCGCACCGTGGCCACCAACCCGTCGCACGATCCGGATGCGCTCGCCGTCCTGATCAACGAACTCGACGAGGTCAGCGACGTCGTGGTGGAGCTCGGCTACGGCTGCGACGTGTTCGACGAGGACCTGCCCATCGCCGAGGTCGGTCGACAGCTGACCACCCTGCTGCGCCACGCGTTGGCCGAGCCGACGGCCGCGCTCGCCGCGCTGCCCCTGCTCACCGGGGCGGAGATCGACGAGTTGGTCGCGGGCCACACCGACCCGCCGGTGCCGTACCCGCACGACACCACCCTGGCCGGGCTGTTCGCCGCCGCCGTGGACCGGCATCCGGACCGGGTCGCGGTCGTCGACGACGCGAGTGGGCGACTGCTCACCTTCGCCGATGTGGCCCGCAGCGTCGACGCGCTCGCCGCCGAGCTGCGCGAGCGGGGTAT from Solwaraspora sp. WMMD791 includes:
- a CDS encoding pirin family protein yields the protein MPAITVDDVLVLPRLPRFDPAAGTIRPVRRVSTAPSGFEGEGFPVRRAFAGVPMTELDPFLHLDQMGEVEYAPGEPKGTAWHPHRGFETVTYIIDGIFDHQDSHGGGGTITDGDTQWMTAGSGLLHIEAPPEHLVVSGGLFHGLQLWVNLPRVKKFAPPRYQDIRGREVGLLTTDDGGALIRVIAGDVAGHRGPGSTHTPISIAHLTVQPGAQVDLPWRPDFNALVYVLGGRGTVGTAPHSVHTGQLAVHGPGDTLRITADARQDSRTPQLDVYVMGGEPIREPIAQYGPFVMNTRAELVTAFEDYQAGRLGVVPAARTPHSGGQQPPL
- a CDS encoding MarR family transcriptional regulator is translated as MEDRRDTQRLAAWRAYIESSQRLLTLLGDELREHCGLSLADYHVLLLLSEAPERRLRMGELASRLIFSPSRLTYQVATMQRRGLVERQSCPQDRRGSHAVLTAEGLSQLRTAAPVHLAAVRRVFLDHLDDSDIAQLGRVFGALDARLGGRSAGAGGPGCGAEATPTVSTDPARKRT
- a CDS encoding transglutaminase family protein — encoded protein: MGDETAVTVGCELTYEVATATTITLQVTAHRQGPDARLTATTSAGEWVPEEVAGSWAAGGRHHLLAAPPGRTTVRYQATVTRPVPATPAPVSAWERVVALRPSRYCPSDQLGGFAAARFAGHADDADTVRAICSYVHDHTTYTAGASGPSTDATQTLLSGAGVCRDYAHLTVALCRAMDIPARVVAVYAPGLSPMDFHLVAEAAVDDRWYVWDATRLAPRSSLARIATGRDAADVAFATTVGGAVDLTGMSVLAVTEGELPVDDPEELVALH
- a CDS encoding SigB/SigF/SigG family RNA polymerase sigma factor; amino-acid sequence: MSSTTLGQRANAPADSATELLNAMAALPAGHPSREALRDRAIEAWLPLAQHLAQRYSGRGEPTDDLAQTAAVGLIKAIDKFDPSRGVDFAGYAIPTIIGELKRHFRDRTWDIRVPRRLQELRLSISEANSTLLQTLGRSPTVADIAAHLRITEEEVLEGLEGARAYNAVSLSTPTGDGERATELADMLGAEDREYELAELRVALGPALATLDEREQRILTLRFYGNLTQSQIADQIGVSQMHVSRLLARALTKLRGQLQSTY
- a CDS encoding protein phosphatase 2C domain-containing protein; translated protein: MTLKLRSAAVTDRGLIRSGNQDSVHAGNWLVAVADGMGGMAAGDLASKIAIEAIAQLDVATADDELVSRLQSAVEAASAQIRAAVEADPAREGMGTTLTALLFAGSGTAIGLAHVGDSRAYLLRGGVLEQVTRDDTFVQMLVDEGVITAEQAASHPRRAVVTQALQGDNVNPAYQVFEPQTGDRWLLCSDGLSNVVRAESIAEVLATYADPQAGAQRLVDLAIRAGGPDNITVVIGDITEVTD
- a CDS encoding glycoside hydrolase family 9 protein, encoding MTRPRRRRAVALLAATSASVLALTALTVASAHAEEREHIVNGSFDDGTTGWWATDNVTLAATDGRLCATVPAGTANPWDASIGHNDIPLIDGAAYRLTFTATTDVPATVRANVQLNAAPYTTVLSRQLDLGPTAETVQAEFTANLDSPDGTFTFQLGGGTADYTLCLDDVSLISDDSAQPPPGGPEQITNGDFSDGTTGWISYGTASPQVLDGRLCANVPAGLANPWDAGILQEGLPLIAGEEYAIAFEVSAEPAATVRTVVQLGADPYTGYFNRDLTLTGDPQRVEQTFVATEDTTRAQLAFQLGGNASAYTFCLDDVSLRGGEEEPPYEPDTGPRVRVNQVGYLPGGPKNATIVTDAETPLDWALHTADGSVAASGTSTPRGLDAASGEQVHTVDFSAYRGTGTGFTLVADGETSYPFAISGDIYQQLRSDALQFFYIQRSGIAIDGDLVGDEYARPAGHLGVAPNQGDTDVPCQPGVCDYRLDVRGGWYDAGDHGKYVVNGGIATYQLLSAFERTKTAPSADGGAALADGTLRVPERDNGVPDILDEARWELEFLMRMQVPAGRPLAGMAHHKMHDRNWTGLPMQPEDDPELRELHPPSTAATLNLAAVTAQCARLYAPYDAAFAGQCLTAAKTAYAAAKANPNRIADPNDGNGGGSYSDGDVSDEFYWAAAELYLTTGEQGYLADVTASRHHTANVFDPNGFGWGSTAALGRLDLATVPNGLAPQERERIRASVTDAADTYLATLADQAYGLPLPGNRGSYFWGGNSNIINNAVVLATAYDMTGDVAYRDGAVQAMDYIFGRNALNHSYVTGWGTVYPRNQHSRIFANQLDPDLPIPPAGSIAGGANAGLDDPFARDLLAGCAPMFCYVDDIESYATNEVAINWNSALSWIASFLGDQGDAADAPAPLACRAEYVNYGTWAGGGGFTAQVNITNIGTTAIDGWTARFAFTGDQRLREAWLAGVTQSGATVTARNETYNGRIGPGATVMFGLNATTGGGANPAPELITVNGVACS